TCGCATGGCCGGCGCCCACCACGACCCAACGGAGCGCAAGGCCGCCGGCGAGCACGAGAATCGCCGGGATGATCGTGTGCCGAATCCGGTCAGAAAGCTGCAACGCCTGGAGCAGCAGGGGGGTCAAGATGCCGAGCGCAATGACGCCAGCCCAGAGCAGGACCGCGTACTTGCCGCTCATCAGGATGTCCACCGCGGCGACCTGAGAGGCCGACCCAGAGAGCAGCCCCACGAGGAGGAGGCCGATCAAGACCAGCTCCACCGAGAGAAAGATCTGGTCTGCGCGGACCAGTGAGTTCTGGGTGCCCGGGCCGGGCGGGTTGGCGCCGAGCGGTTGCACGAGCGCCGCAAGTGCGCCGCCGAGGAACCCGCTCGGAGAGGGGGATCCGGGCGTAATGCTGGAGACGAGGTGGATGGCGGCCGCCGCCGTCGACAGCCCGGAGACGAGAAACAGGGGCCCAAGGATCGCACTGTTCCACAACGGTCGGGCGACCATCGTCGACAGGAGGATGCCGGTGTAGATGCCGAGGCAGATGCCGAGGACGACGTTCGCATAGCCGAGGATCTTGATCACACGGGTGCGCGTGGTTAGCGCCTCGGACAGTCGCTGCACGATAGGGATGCGTTCGCCGAGCCAGGGCCAGGCCTGCGGCAGTCGGATCAGCGAAGAGCTGATCAGAACGGGGTACACCAAGATCAGGATCCACGAGCCCCAGGACATGGGCGACAAGGGCTTGAACGCCATGAACAAGCGGTAGACGTGGAGCTTGTACGAGAGGTCCAGAAACAGCGCGACCATCCCGATGTTGAGCAGCAGGAAGCCCAGGATTGGCGACTGCACGCTGTTGAAGTCTTCGGAGCGCTCACCCTTCGCGAGCCTGAGCATGTTGAGGCCGGCGATGATCATCATTCCGGCGATCAGACCGCCGACGAACAGGTATACCGGGATCTCCCATGCCCAGACCGTGAGAACCGGGTCCACATGTTGATTGAGACGGCTAGTCGTGATCTCGACCGGGGACATTGCTCAGATCAACCTCACTTCAGGTAGTGGACTCGTGGTTTGGTGCCCGCTTCCGGGAGCACCACGTGCGATTCCCGCGAATTCAACAGCTTGTTGACGGGGCTCTCCGCGTCGTCGAGGTCGCCGAAGTGCATGCAGTGCGTCGGGCACACCGAGACGCATGCCGGATCGAGGTCTTCTTTGACGCGGTGTATGCAGAACGTGCACTTGTCGGCGTAACCGTCGGGATGCGTGAAGCGGGCTCCGTAGGGACAAGCCGCGAGACATGCCTTGCAGCCGATGCACTTGTCCTCCGTGATCTGAACGGTCTTGCCCCAGTCCTCGATGTGACTCGCGCCCGTCGGGCAGACATACACACAAGGCGGGTTGTCGCACTGGTGGCAGCGCTCGCTTCGGATCTCCATCGACAGGTCCGGAAACGTGCCCGTGACTTCGGTGACGAGCCAGTCCTTGGCGAATCCTTGCGGTACGTCGTTCTCCGTTTGACAGGCCACGACGCAGTCCATGCATCCGACGCACTTCTTGGTGTCGATGACCATTCCGAAGCGCGGCACCTACGCCTCCTTTTCGAAGGTGATGAAGTTCGTATGGAGACTCGTTGCGCCCATCAGCGGATCGGTCTTGTAGCTCGTGTTGAGGTAAGAGGTACTTGCGCCATTCAGGTACGCGCCCTTGAGCATGGGGTTCTTGTGCCCGAATCCGTGGACCAGATAGACTGTGTCGGGCCGGATGCCCTGGGTCGCCTTCACCCGCACGCGACTGGAGGCCACGCCATCCTGGTTCTTCAACACCACGTACTCACCGTTCTCCAGGTTCAGTGTGGCGGCGGTATCGGCGTTCACCCAGACCTCGTTCTGGTCCATCAGCCCCTGCAGCAGCGGATTGGTCTGCGACCTGCTGAAGGAGTGCATCGGAGCGCGCCCGGTGATGAGGCGGTAGTAGCCCGCGGGCGCGTCGTCCGGTGGC
This bacterium DNA region includes the following protein-coding sequences:
- a CDS encoding 4Fe-4S dicluster domain-containing protein gives rise to the protein MPRFGMVIDTKKCVGCMDCVVACQTENDVPQGFAKDWLVTEVTGTFPDLSMEIRSERCHQCDNPPCVYVCPTGASHIEDWGKTVQITEDKCIGCKACLAACPYGARFTHPDGYADKCTFCIHRVKEDLDPACVSVCPTHCMHFGDLDDAESPVNKLLNSRESHVVLPEAGTKPRVHYLK
- the nrfD gene encoding polysulfide reductase NrfD — translated: MSPVEITTSRLNQHVDPVLTVWAWEIPVYLFVGGLIAGMMIIAGLNMLRLAKGERSEDFNSVQSPILGFLLLNIGMVALFLDLSYKLHVYRLFMAFKPLSPMSWGSWILILVYPVLISSSLIRLPQAWPWLGERIPIVQRLSEALTTRTRVIKILGYANVVLGICLGIYTGILLSTMVARPLWNSAILGPLFLVSGLSTAAAAIHLVSSITPGSPSPSGFLGGALAALVQPLGANPPGPGTQNSLVRADQIFLSVELVLIGLLLVGLLSGSASQVAAVDILMSGKYAVLLWAGVIALGILTPLLLQALQLSDRIRHTIIPAILVLAGGLALRWVVVGAGHASRMVAAGGM